A region of the Microcystis aeruginosa FD4 genome:
TAGCGACCATTTCCAGGGTGATACCATTGCCTAAGTTTTCTGTAAAATACTGCGCTTGTTTCTTTTCTCGTTTGACTTCTTTCCCTCGACTATCGACGGTGACAGTTTGAAAATCAAAAAATTGAGCATTACTAGGTAATTGGCGACGGAGTTGGTTAAGTTGAGAATGATTGGGATAACGTTCCAACGCAGCATTAAGGTTCGATAAAGCTTCTTGCAATTGACCTGAATTCAGCAATTTAATGCTACGTTGGTAAAAAGATTCAGCACTCAATTGTTCTGACAATAAACCTTTAACTTGAGTGGCAAGCTGACGACTTTCTAGTTCTGCCAAACAGTGATGTAATTTATTACAATACACTTCATCTGCTGCGGTAACAACACATTTCATCGCTTTAATCGCTTGCTCTAAATTATTAGGAGGATTTATCCCCCGCAATCGCAACCAAGACTTAACGGAATAATCCAGCTGTTCTTTGGCCCAAGATTTATCAGGTAAAGCAGTTAAACTATCAGCTAAATCTAATGCTAATTCAGGCATCCAAGCGGGGCGTTCATTTTCTAAAGCCTCATAAACCTGACGATAGCCAGAAACGATAGTCTTTAATAACTTAGGATCATCAATACCTCGCATTAAATCGGGGATAAGCTTAGGCAAAATGGGCGGGACATTGTGATGAATTAGGTAGTGAATATCGGCAATCCAACCGCCTACCAGTGATTGACATTTGACTAAAAACTGACAGAGATATTCAAAATCCTTAGCCGTAACTTTATACGGTTGAGTCGCCAAATCACTGACATCGATTCCCGCACTCTTGAGAGCTTCTTCGTCTTGTAAAATTTTCAAATTAAAGGCATTATCCCTCCCATATTGCCGATCAATTTCCTCCGAAGATTTATTTAATTGTTTTGCCAGTTGCTCTCTTTTTTCTCGCCATTGTCTTGCTCTAATTTTAACAGATTCATAGACAACTTCTCGATAGGGAAGATTAGAAATAATCGATTGATAAAAATATTTTTGCTGTCCTTCTCCCCAATAGCCCACATTAAGATGAAGATAATCCCCATCAATTTGTGACTCTAAAATTAACATGGGTTCAGATTTTAATAAGGCAAAAAGACCTATAATAGCCGCACCGCCATGATAGCGTTTACTATCCCATCCACCATCAATTAGTTCGATCGGTCTTTCGGTACTTTGGAAAGAATAATGTTGATTAAAAAATTCCCGTAATCCTTGCGCCAAAGCAGTTTCAATATTAGGAAAACTTTTATTGTTGCCACCAAATTGATCAAAATCGATAACGGGAGGTGCGGGAATTACTCTCAGAGAAAGTAAATTCTCATCATGATTAGCATTCAAAATTTGATCGGGAACAATTCTCAGAGGCCAGTTTTGAAATAATTTCTGATCTTGAACAACTTGACGGGCAGTATTTCGTTGTTCTAGGGCTACTTGTAACTGAGTTTTACGGTTATGTTCAGCAAGTTCTTTCTGCAATTGCTTCTGTTTTTCAAATTGCTCTCGCTGAAATTCCTGATTATTTAATTGTTGCCATTTTTGAAATTCCTGTCGCTTATCCTCCAGTTTTTCCGTCGCTTGTCTCGCCAATTGACTATTAATTAAATTGACAACCCCATTAACAACATAAAATCCCATCATTTCAGCAGTCATAAGATTCCCTCTCCCAGATAAAATTTGCTCAAGTAGTTTTAAACGGCCAAGCTTCCGCCGGTTTATCGGTAATTAAAACCTCCCCGGTCAACTGCTCATTTGCTTGTTCAATTTGCGAACAAGACCAAAACTTTTCCTCATAGGGAAAATTAGAATCAATCCCCCGATAACCAATAACGTCACCATCGAGATTTCGGCTAACATCGGTTAAAGTAATCGCGTGCCAAGATTGAGAATCGGGATAGGAAATCGGGTCTAAATCGTGGGCATCCCCGACAAAAACCACGGGACGATTCTCATCTAAAGCATTAGCCAATTCCTGATGGTCAAAATTTGCCCAATGGGAGGGGATATCATAAGAACTCAAAATTTCTTGATAATCTTCAGGATTTAATGCACCTCCTCGACCGGGATAGTCTATTTGCAGTTGGTCTGAGAAATTATTCGTAATCTCGGGATGGAAACACTGGACAATATTTTCAATGGTTTCGTAACCACAGGTTGGACCCGTTTGTAAATCTGCCAACAAATGCACATTTCCTAACCCCGTAAACCCTAATTCTTGATGGGGAATATCATTAATTAAAGCTTCTGGCGATTCATAATGGAAATCTTGATGGCAGTGGGATACATCTTGCCAAGACTCATCAGGTTGATAGTTGAAAGAATCCACCATCATCTCATTTTGCCAATTCCAACCCCCTTGAGTCGGCATTTCCTGCCAACCGCTTTCGGTTTCCGGCAGATTCACCTCCGTAAAATCTGGGGAAACTAACTCCAAAGCTTCACTATCTAAAGGGTTAAGCGAATAGTCTTCTGGTGCAAAGCCTTGGCTATAGAGGTCATTCATGGTTGCCTCCGCTTCTTGACTGGGGCTATTTTTTAACCTAGAGAATCGGCATCACTAAGTATTTATACTTCGATGATACTCCCAACCCATGAAAGTCTAGTCTGGACGTTGATAAAAGTTAACTGATGTTCACAGCCTCGAATTTTGGGCGCAAGGCTTCACTGGTGTTAACTTAACGGTTGAGATTCCCTGTTTTTT
Encoded here:
- a CDS encoding SUMF1/EgtB/PvdO family nonheme iron enzyme, yielding MTAEMMGFYVVNGVVNLINSQLARQATEKLEDKRQEFQKWQQLNNQEFQREQFEKQKQLQKELAEHNRKTQLQVALEQRNTARQVVQDQKLFQNWPLRIVPDQILNANHDENLLSLRVIPAPPVIDFDQFGGNNKSFPNIETALAQGLREFFNQHYSFQSTERPIELIDGGWDSKRYHGGAAIIGLFALLKSEPMLILESQIDGDYLHLNVGYWGEGQQKYFYQSIISNLPYREVVYESVKIRARQWREKREQLAKQLNKSSEEIDRQYGRDNAFNLKILQDEEALKSAGIDVSDLATQPYKVTAKDFEYLCQFLVKCQSLVGGWIADIHYLIHHNVPPILPKLIPDLMRGIDDPKLLKTIVSGYRQVYEALENERPAWMPELALDLADSLTALPDKSWAKEQLDYSVKSWLRLRGINPPNNLEQAIKAMKCVVTAADEVYCNKLHHCLAELESRQLATQVKGLLSEQLSAESFYQRSIKLLNSGQLQEALSNLNAALERYPNHSQLNQLRRQLPSNAQFFDFQTVTVDSRGKEVKREKKQAQYFTENLGNGITLEMVAIPPGQFKMGSPDGQGSDDERPQHLVTVSAFFMGKYPITQAQWKAVASLPKIERDLSLNPSNFSGNNRPVEKVSWYDAVEFCQRLSKATGRDYRLPSEAQWEYACRGGTTTPFYFGETITPDLANYDGNYIYAQGPKGIYRQETTPVGKFPPNAFGLYDMHGNVWEWCADTWHNNYDGAPTDGSVWIENGDDNRSLLRGGSWFDTPPYCRSACRYDKDRRDNVDNYGFRVVCGAGRTL